The following are encoded together in the Litorilinea aerophila genome:
- a CDS encoding S8 family serine peptidase, with protein MKHPRWRRLLLPLWGAALAAALFFSLNGPPASGQGPDFPAADPDTAALLERLQAQGSLRLIVMLDVPWRLEALQQVGAADAQAAAVAQAQQGVLASLPADGIANPIADPTFPDLSLEVTSPEALAALLADPRVRRVYPALEVPPLLYESVPLIRGHFAHTLFYRGNGQAVVVMDTGVDRFHPALSGKVVAGACFSTPGGGATSLCPGGASSSTTLASGQSCASSISGCDHGTHVAGIVAGVAPEADLISIQVFRRATDSGTNTPCANANRTSPCTLSSAADIDAALAYVYNTLRGQHNIAAINMSLGGGKYTALCDQFESTKLRIDALTAAGIAVVVATGNSGFTDAMGWPACHSSTVKVSATDKSDRVASFANVAPFMDVFAPGVSIYAPVLANQYQFKSGTSMAAPHVAGAFAVMAEALASGSNPPGGAAKVFRIRTLLRDTGIPVNDNRSGGSTTKPRIDLYAALCGEITCDSDDYPTLFIGQTRSAAINPGSDRDFFFYNGQAGDRLTVAVDRTSGSMDPYVELFDPDGTRVAVNNNGGDGLNAFINGYILQQTGRYLIRVRSANNLAGSYQIRLSQEVVTLNPAPHITVISPNRASANPFASDFWVRIDGRNFLPTSRVYWNGSLRSMFYSSSNRIWIRVRGSDINFPAPRTAFISVQNPGPGGGYSNVFPFSVQFPFLGESELLAPPLESTITTGVTTTFALRWTAPVTATTWRSMQSMDLILRDQQDNVAAWVRVIEQPGPNSFYTLLNGAQTGQPVGEGEPAPDEPQRQQGLPGEDRLLVITDTVTLVLAESEFFGSGLTAIMTPTLVFGPNAVGTYNVEFRVDRKVEDPDQLAEDEDLVQEDILGRITIVPADCPAPVRDVTLSGPQDGLVGVDYLFSATVDPGAPTQPITYTWAPEPLSGQGTPQATYRWEDAGLQVVSVGVENCVGVETGAPNFAAAVHPVGTYATVEPNLSITKRGPATTLAGVPLTYTLTVRNAGAMTATNVLVTDTLPAGAAYVSGGTLTGDQVRWELAELSPYGTSVSLVYTVTASSHLTNTAYGASADGGVSTTGAQTVTTYRVDAQAQASPTVTATLVYTGPSAQAGAASMQASTVLTVPPGAVFAETILAYSEKDEPGYPLPEDRHGAGRAFELAFYQEDQAKTDLTLAEAISVSLGYDADTVPDLAEAGLQLYRWDGSGWSQEGITCTVNPAQGQVDCHVEAAQMGRYALFYPRLAALTVAGGGQSQKGAAGATVRYTLTVTNTGTGADSFAVAVNGAWPASPSPSSVGPLNAGEAASFTVDVTIPADAAPGASDVTGVTVTSAWDSTVRAEAQLTTTVEAPAQEEWRVYLPNVQR; from the coding sequence ATGAAACATCCACGTTGGCGCCGGCTGCTTCTGCCGCTCTGGGGGGCAGCGCTGGCCGCGGCGCTCTTCTTCAGCCTGAACGGCCCCCCTGCCAGCGGACAGGGGCCGGACTTCCCCGCCGCCGACCCGGACACGGCGGCTCTTCTGGAACGCCTACAAGCCCAGGGCAGCCTGCGGCTCATCGTCATGCTGGACGTGCCCTGGCGGCTGGAAGCGCTCCAGCAGGTGGGCGCGGCCGATGCCCAGGCCGCAGCGGTGGCCCAGGCCCAGCAGGGAGTGCTGGCGTCCCTGCCCGCCGACGGCATCGCCAATCCCATCGCCGACCCAACCTTCCCCGATCTCTCCCTGGAGGTCACCTCGCCGGAGGCACTGGCCGCGCTGCTGGCGGATCCCCGGGTGCGGCGGGTCTACCCGGCCCTGGAGGTGCCACCGCTTCTATACGAGAGCGTTCCCCTGATCCGTGGCCACTTTGCCCACACCCTCTTCTACCGGGGCAACGGCCAGGCCGTGGTGGTGATGGACACAGGGGTGGACCGTTTTCACCCGGCCCTGTCGGGGAAGGTGGTGGCAGGGGCCTGTTTCTCCACGCCTGGCGGCGGGGCGACCTCCCTCTGTCCGGGCGGCGCGTCCAGCAGCACCACCCTGGCCTCGGGGCAGTCCTGCGCCAGCAGCATCTCCGGCTGTGACCACGGTACCCACGTGGCCGGCATCGTGGCCGGCGTGGCCCCGGAGGCGGACCTGATCTCCATCCAGGTCTTCCGTCGCGCCACCGACAGCGGCACCAATACCCCCTGCGCCAATGCCAACCGCACCAGTCCCTGCACCCTCTCTTCGGCTGCGGACATCGATGCGGCTCTGGCCTACGTCTACAACACCCTGCGCGGCCAGCACAACATCGCCGCCATCAACATGAGTTTGGGGGGCGGCAAGTACACGGCCCTCTGTGACCAGTTTGAATCCACCAAGCTCCGCATCGACGCCCTCACCGCGGCAGGCATCGCCGTGGTGGTGGCCACAGGCAATAGCGGCTTCACCGATGCCATGGGCTGGCCCGCCTGCCACAGCTCCACCGTCAAGGTCAGCGCCACCGACAAGTCCGACCGGGTGGCCAGCTTTGCCAACGTGGCCCCCTTCATGGACGTCTTTGCGCCGGGCGTCAGCATCTACGCACCGGTGCTCGCCAACCAGTACCAGTTCAAGAGCGGCACCAGCATGGCCGCCCCCCACGTCGCCGGTGCCTTCGCGGTCATGGCCGAGGCCCTGGCTTCGGGATCCAACCCGCCCGGCGGCGCCGCCAAGGTCTTCCGCATCCGCACCCTGCTGCGGGACACGGGCATCCCGGTGAACGACAACCGCAGCGGTGGCTCGACGACCAAACCCCGCATCGACCTCTACGCCGCCCTCTGTGGGGAGATCACTTGTGACAGCGACGACTATCCCACCCTTTTCATCGGCCAGACCCGCTCTGCCGCCATCAATCCTGGCTCGGATCGGGATTTCTTCTTCTACAACGGCCAGGCCGGCGATCGCCTCACCGTGGCCGTGGACCGCACCAGCGGCAGCATGGACCCCTACGTGGAGCTCTTCGACCCCGATGGCACCCGGGTCGCCGTGAACAACAACGGCGGCGACGGCCTCAATGCCTTCATCAACGGGTACATCCTCCAGCAGACAGGCCGCTACCTGATCCGGGTGCGCAGCGCCAACAACCTGGCAGGCAGCTACCAGATCCGCCTCTCCCAGGAGGTGGTCACCCTGAACCCGGCGCCCCACATCACCGTCATTTCGCCCAACAGGGCCTCGGCCAACCCCTTTGCCTCCGACTTCTGGGTGCGCATCGATGGCCGGAACTTCCTGCCCACTTCCCGGGTCTACTGGAACGGTTCTCTCCGCTCCATGTTCTACAGCAGCAGCAATCGCATCTGGATCCGGGTGCGGGGCAGCGACATCAACTTCCCCGCGCCGCGCACGGCCTTCATCAGCGTGCAAAACCCAGGGCCCGGCGGCGGCTATTCCAACGTCTTTCCCTTCAGCGTCCAGTTCCCCTTCCTGGGCGAAAGCGAACTGCTGGCGCCGCCCCTGGAGAGCACCATCACCACCGGCGTCACCACTACCTTCGCCCTGCGCTGGACCGCGCCCGTCACGGCCACCACCTGGCGCAGCATGCAGAGCATGGACCTGATCCTGCGGGATCAGCAGGACAACGTGGCGGCCTGGGTGCGGGTGATCGAGCAGCCCGGCCCCAACAGCTTCTACACCCTGCTCAACGGCGCCCAGACGGGCCAGCCCGTGGGCGAAGGAGAGCCGGCGCCGGATGAACCCCAACGCCAGCAGGGGCTGCCCGGCGAAGACCGCCTGCTGGTCATCACCGACACGGTCACCCTGGTGCTGGCCGAAAGTGAGTTCTTCGGCTCGGGCCTCACCGCCATCATGACCCCGACCCTCGTCTTCGGCCCCAACGCAGTGGGCACCTACAACGTGGAATTCCGGGTGGACCGCAAGGTGGAAGACCCCGACCAGCTGGCGGAGGACGAGGACCTGGTGCAGGAAGACATCCTGGGGCGCATCACCATTGTGCCGGCCGACTGCCCGGCACCGGTGCGGGATGTCACCCTCTCCGGCCCGCAGGACGGTCTGGTGGGGGTGGACTATCTGTTCAGCGCCACGGTGGACCCGGGAGCGCCCACCCAGCCCATCACCTACACCTGGGCGCCGGAGCCCCTCTCTGGCCAGGGGACGCCCCAGGCCACCTATCGCTGGGAAGACGCCGGACTGCAGGTGGTGAGCGTGGGCGTGGAGAACTGCGTGGGGGTAGAGACCGGCGCGCCCAACTTCGCCGCTGCCGTCCATCCGGTGGGCACCTACGCCACCGTGGAGCCGAATTTGAGCATCACCAAGCGCGGCCCGGCCACCACCCTGGCCGGCGTCCCCCTCACCTACACCCTGACGGTGCGCAACGCCGGCGCCATGACGGCCACCAACGTCCTGGTCACCGACACCCTGCCCGCGGGCGCCGCTTACGTGTCCGGCGGCACCCTGACAGGCGACCAGGTGCGCTGGGAGCTGGCCGAACTATCCCCCTACGGCACCAGCGTCAGCCTGGTCTACACGGTGACGGCCAGCAGCCACCTGACCAACACCGCCTACGGGGCCAGCGCCGACGGCGGGGTCAGCACCACCGGCGCCCAGACGGTGACCACCTACCGGGTGGATGCCCAGGCCCAGGCCTCGCCCACGGTCACCGCCACCCTCGTCTACACCGGCCCTTCGGCCCAGGCAGGCGCCGCCTCCATGCAGGCCAGCACCGTCCTCACCGTGCCCCCGGGCGCCGTCTTCGCCGAGACCATCCTGGCCTACAGCGAGAAGGATGAGCCGGGCTATCCCCTCCCCGAGGATCGCCACGGCGCCGGGCGGGCCTTCGAGCTGGCCTTCTACCAGGAAGACCAAGCCAAAACGGATCTGACCCTGGCCGAAGCCATCTCCGTCTCCCTGGGGTACGATGCCGATACGGTTCCCGACCTGGCCGAGGCAGGGCTGCAGCTCTACCGCTGGGACGGCAGCGGGTGGAGCCAGGAGGGCATCACCTGTACGGTGAACCCGGCCCAGGGGCAGGTGGACTGCCACGTGGAGGCCGCGCAGATGGGCCGCTACGCGCTCTTCTACCCGCGGCTGGCCGCGCTGACCGTAGCCGGGGGCGGTCAGTCCCAGAAGGGTGCGGCCGGCGCCACCGTCCGCTACACCCTCACCGTCACCAACACGGGCACCGGTGCGGACAGCTTCGCCGTGGCCGTGAACGGCGCCTGGCCGGCGTCCCCATCGCCGTCGTCGGTCGGCCCCTTGAACGCCGGCGAGGCCGCCTCCTTCACCGTGGACGTCACCATCCCCGCCGATGCGGCCCCCGGCGCCTCGGACGTGACCGGCGTCACCGTCACCTCGGCATGGGATAGCACCGTCCGGGCGGAGGCCCAGTTGACCACCACGGTGGAAGCCCCGGCCCAGGAGGAATGGCGGGTCTACCTGCCCAACGTGCAGCGATAG
- a CDS encoding plastocyanin/azurin family copper-binding protein, with protein MQQPSSARIRWRAVGILVGCAILAAWLFTPLAQAAGDVAMRFVLASGGGVQGASVRLHSVIGATLPGVATNGSVALSNGFLLPPSQAPAAEITVRVGDNFFEPALITVNVGDTVTWVRESGIHSVTADDGSFEQPLGGNWSTFSHTFTQAGTFRYYCEAHGGPNGVGMAGTVIVQGDEPPPGPDHVIYLPVVHR; from the coding sequence ATGCAGCAACCATCATCGGCCCGGATCCGCTGGCGCGCTGTCGGCATTCTGGTTGGGTGCGCGATCCTGGCGGCCTGGCTCTTCACCCCCCTGGCCCAGGCTGCCGGGGATGTCGCCATGCGCTTTGTCCTGGCCTCGGGCGGGGGCGTCCAGGGGGCATCAGTGCGCCTGCACAGCGTCATCGGCGCGACCCTGCCCGGCGTGGCCACCAACGGCAGCGTGGCCCTGAGCAACGGCTTTCTGCTGCCCCCCAGCCAGGCCCCGGCCGCGGAGATCACCGTCCGGGTGGGGGACAACTTCTTTGAACCCGCCCTCATCACCGTGAACGTGGGCGATACGGTCACCTGGGTCCGGGAGAGTGGCATCCACAGCGTCACCGCCGACGACGGCAGTTTCGAACAACCCCTGGGCGGCAACTGGAGCACCTTCAGCCACACCTTCACCCAGGCCGGCACCTTCCGCTACTACTGTGAGGCCCACGGCGGACCCAACGGTGTGGGGATGGCCGGCACGGTGATTGTGCAGGGGGATGAGCCGCCGCCAGGACCGGATCATGTCATCTATCTCCCGGTGGTACACCGATGA
- a CDS encoding dihydrolipoamide acetyltransferase family protein, with translation MPYELTLPPMGSSAEEGIVVAWFKREGATVRAGEPLLEVQFDKVSTEVEAPVDGRLHRILAPRDAVIKEGQTLALLLLPDETEEAAEPATPAAEATPAGEAPQAGATSTYPASPAARRLARELGVNLAQVTPANGRRITEEDVRRAAQQAQAPSPAAPAVEVRATPIAKRIAREHGIDLATIQGTGPGGRIVEQDVRAVLEQRATAPSEEGTGEAVGVERRPLSPMRRAIARRMMESLHNTAQLTMTAQADVTDLVQMREQWKATSDATYGGVTYTDLLVRAVALALVQHPHIRVRWADDALEYLPGIHVGVAVALEDGLVVPVVRDADRLSLAALSAEIKRLTGLARSGRLSEAEMAGGVLTVTNLGMYGIDAFTPILNPPESAILGVGRIYEQLVRGETGILWRQMMTLSLTVDHRLIDGAPAAAFLQRVCQLLGDPDSLVGPS, from the coding sequence ATGCCCTACGAACTCACGCTACCGCCCATGGGCAGCAGCGCCGAAGAAGGGATCGTGGTGGCCTGGTTCAAGCGGGAAGGCGCAACCGTGCGCGCCGGCGAGCCCCTGTTGGAGGTTCAATTCGACAAGGTGAGCACAGAGGTGGAGGCGCCGGTGGATGGCCGCCTCCACCGCATCCTGGCCCCCCGGGATGCAGTGATCAAAGAGGGGCAGACCCTGGCCTTGCTCCTGCTGCCCGATGAAACGGAGGAGGCCGCCGAGCCCGCGACCCCCGCCGCCGAAGCCACCCCGGCCGGGGAGGCACCCCAGGCCGGGGCCACGTCCACCTACCCGGCTTCGCCGGCGGCCCGCCGCCTGGCCCGGGAGCTGGGTGTCAACCTGGCCCAGGTGACGCCGGCCAATGGACGGCGCATCACCGAGGAGGATGTGCGCCGGGCCGCACAACAGGCGCAGGCGCCCTCCCCCGCAGCCCCTGCCGTGGAAGTGCGTGCCACCCCCATCGCCAAGCGGATAGCCCGGGAGCATGGCATCGACCTGGCCACCATCCAGGGCACAGGCCCGGGCGGGCGCATTGTGGAGCAGGACGTGCGGGCCGTCCTCGAGCAGCGTGCCACGGCTCCATCTGAGGAAGGGACTGGGGAAGCCGTGGGGGTGGAGCGCCGGCCGCTGAGCCCCATGCGTCGGGCCATCGCTCGACGCATGATGGAGAGCCTCCACAACACGGCCCAGTTGACCATGACTGCCCAGGCCGACGTCACCGACCTGGTCCAGATGCGAGAGCAGTGGAAAGCCACGTCGGATGCCACCTACGGCGGCGTCACCTATACGGACCTGCTGGTCCGGGCGGTGGCCCTGGCCCTGGTTCAGCATCCCCACATCCGGGTGCGCTGGGCAGATGATGCCCTGGAGTATCTGCCGGGGATCCACGTGGGGGTGGCCGTGGCCCTGGAGGATGGTCTGGTGGTGCCGGTGGTGCGGGATGCCGATCGGCTTTCCCTGGCGGCGTTGAGCGCTGAGATCAAGCGCCTGACCGGGCTGGCCCGCAGCGGTCGGCTGTCGGAAGCCGAGATGGCAGGCGGTGTCCTCACCGTGACCAACCTGGGGATGTATGGCATCGATGCCTTTACGCCCATCCTCAACCCGCCTGAATCCGCCATCCTGGGCGTGGGCCGCATCTACGAACAGCTTGTGCGGGGGGAAACCGGCATCCTCTGGCGTCAGATGATGACCCTGAGCCTGACGGTGGACCATCGCCTGATCGACGGGGCACCCGCTGCCGCCTTTCTGCAGCGGGTCTGTCAGCTGTTGGGCGATCCGGATTCTCTGGTGGGCCCCTCCTGA
- a CDS encoding alpha-ketoacid dehydrogenase subunit beta — MATERELTMAKAIAEAIDQEMERDERVFVMGEDVGIYGGIFGATQGLYEKYGGERVMDTPISETAFIGAATGAAAEGMRPIVELMFVDFFGVCMDQIYNHLAKNTYMSGGHAHYPVVLTTAIGGGYNDAAQHSQCLYSIFAHVPGLKVVVPSTAYDAKGLMISAIRDDNPVMYFFHKGLMGLGWMKYHPRSVTPVPEEPYTIPFGQADIKRPGNDVTIVSLAMMVHRALDAADELAKEGIEAEVIDLRTLVPLDKETVVNSVKKTHRLLVVDEDYHSFGMTGEIAAIVAEEALDYLDAPIRRLAVPDVPIPYSRPLEQFVLPSAERIAATVRSMME, encoded by the coding sequence ATGGCAACCGAACGAGAACTCACCATGGCCAAGGCCATTGCCGAAGCCATCGATCAAGAAATGGAGCGCGATGAGCGTGTCTTCGTCATGGGCGAAGATGTGGGCATCTACGGCGGCATCTTCGGCGCCACCCAGGGGCTATATGAAAAATATGGCGGCGAACGGGTCATGGACACCCCCATCTCGGAGACCGCCTTCATCGGCGCGGCCACGGGCGCGGCCGCCGAGGGGATGCGGCCCATTGTGGAGCTGATGTTCGTGGACTTCTTCGGCGTCTGCATGGACCAGATCTACAATCACCTGGCCAAGAACACCTACATGTCCGGCGGACATGCCCATTACCCGGTGGTGTTGACCACGGCCATCGGCGGCGGCTACAACGACGCCGCCCAGCACTCCCAGTGCCTCTACAGCATCTTCGCCCACGTGCCCGGCCTCAAGGTGGTGGTTCCCTCCACTGCCTACGACGCCAAGGGGCTCATGATTTCGGCCATCCGGGACGACAACCCGGTGATGTATTTCTTCCACAAGGGGCTGATGGGCCTGGGCTGGATGAAGTATCACCCCCGCTCGGTGACGCCCGTGCCCGAAGAGCCCTACACCATCCCCTTCGGCCAGGCCGACATCAAGCGTCCCGGCAACGATGTGACCATCGTCAGCCTGGCCATGATGGTCCACCGGGCCCTGGACGCCGCCGACGAGCTGGCCAAGGAGGGCATCGAGGCCGAGGTCATCGACCTGCGGACCCTGGTGCCCCTGGACAAGGAAACGGTGGTCAATTCGGTTAAGAAGACCCATCGCCTCCTGGTGGTGGATGAGGACTACCACAGCTTTGGCATGACCGGGGAGATCGCCGCCATCGTGGCCGAGGAGGCGCTGGACTACCTGGACGCGCCCATCCGTCGCCTGGCCGTGCCCGACGTGCCCATCCCCTATAGCCGGCCGCTGGAACAGTTCGTGCTGCCCAGCGCAGAGCGGATCGCGGCCACCGTCCGGTCGATGATGGAGTGA
- a CDS encoding thiamine pyrophosphate-dependent dehydrogenase E1 component subunit alpha: MNLSKDQLLAMYRQMWTIRHFEDEMAAAYMEGKTPAFDIGSGPVPGEMHLAAGQEPVAVGTCMHLRKEDTVVGTHRPHHFAIAKGIELNKLAAEIFGKVTGLGKGKGGHMHLFDVEHKFSCSGIVGASFPPACGAALAAKKMGKDWVAVAFAGEGAANQGAFHEALNLAALWKLPVLFIIEDNSWAISVAKHQSTAIPDNSQRAAGYGIPGVRVDENDVLAVYEVVGEAVQRARRGEGPSLIEVKTDRLYGHFQGDPEVYRPKDEVAKLKANDPILRFGNQLLEQGMATQQELDAARDAAKADVDAAFAYARQSPYPAPESALEDVFV, translated from the coding sequence ATGAATCTGTCCAAAGATCAACTGCTCGCCATGTATCGCCAGATGTGGACCATTCGCCACTTCGAGGATGAAATGGCCGCGGCCTACATGGAGGGGAAGACCCCCGCATTCGACATCGGCTCTGGGCCGGTGCCGGGTGAGATGCACCTGGCCGCCGGGCAGGAGCCGGTGGCCGTGGGCACATGCATGCACCTGCGCAAAGAGGACACGGTGGTCGGCACCCACCGCCCCCACCACTTTGCCATTGCCAAGGGGATCGAGCTGAACAAGCTGGCCGCCGAAATTTTCGGCAAAGTGACCGGCCTGGGCAAGGGCAAAGGGGGGCACATGCACCTCTTCGATGTGGAGCACAAGTTCAGCTGCAGCGGCATTGTGGGGGCCAGCTTCCCCCCGGCCTGTGGCGCAGCCCTGGCCGCCAAAAAGATGGGCAAGGATTGGGTGGCTGTGGCCTTCGCCGGTGAAGGCGCGGCCAACCAGGGCGCCTTCCACGAGGCGCTGAACCTGGCTGCCCTCTGGAAGCTGCCCGTCCTCTTCATCATCGAGGACAACTCCTGGGCGATCTCGGTGGCCAAGCATCAATCCACCGCCATCCCGGACAACAGCCAGCGCGCAGCCGGCTACGGCATCCCCGGCGTTCGGGTGGATGAAAATGACGTCCTGGCCGTCTACGAGGTCGTAGGGGAAGCGGTGCAGCGTGCCCGCCGGGGCGAGGGGCCCAGCCTCATCGAGGTGAAGACCGACCGCCTCTACGGCCACTTCCAGGGCGATCCCGAGGTCTACCGGCCCAAGGATGAAGTGGCCAAGCTCAAGGCCAACGATCCCATCCTGCGTTTTGGCAACCAGCTGCTGGAACAGGGCATGGCCACCCAGCAAGAGCTGGATGCTGCCCGGGATGCTGCCAAGGCGGACGTGGATGCCGCCTTTGCCTATGCCCGCCAGAGCCCCTACCCTGCGCCCGAAAGCGCGCTGGAGGATGTATTCGTGTAA
- a CDS encoding ATP-NAD kinase family protein produces the protein MSIVGIIANPSAGRDIRRLVAHASVFDNNEKVNIVRRVLLGLDAVGVEQVWIMPDAYHIGHKALDNLRLGLDVRFVEMQPRFEEIDSTEAAARMVEIGVRTLVTLGGDGTNRAVAKASGRVPLMPISTGTNNAFPIMVEGTLAGLAAGLTALGLVPLDVATEPTKRIELWRGPDLAEIALVDAVVYRSRFIASRAVWNMDDVKAAVFARAEPTSIGLSAIGGFLEQTPLGPHEGLYIELGAGGVEVLAPVAPGIIQPVPVKSHRRLQLGERIPVDGGPAVIALDGERKYSLLPGQEVTLSISAEGPVVVHLARTLRHAARQGLFVGTPVHAS, from the coding sequence ATGTCCATTGTCGGTATCATCGCGAACCCATCTGCCGGTCGGGATATTCGCCGCCTGGTGGCCCATGCCTCCGTTTTTGACAACAACGAGAAGGTCAACATCGTGCGTCGCGTCCTGCTGGGGCTGGATGCCGTGGGCGTGGAACAGGTCTGGATCATGCCAGACGCCTACCATATCGGCCACAAGGCGCTGGACAACTTACGCCTGGGACTGGACGTGCGCTTTGTGGAGATGCAGCCCCGTTTCGAGGAGATCGACTCCACCGAGGCCGCCGCACGCATGGTCGAGATCGGCGTCCGCACCCTGGTCACCCTGGGCGGCGATGGAACCAATCGGGCCGTGGCCAAGGCCAGTGGCCGGGTCCCCCTCATGCCCATTTCCACCGGCACCAACAACGCTTTCCCCATCATGGTAGAGGGGACCCTCGCCGGCCTGGCGGCCGGTCTGACGGCCCTGGGCCTGGTGCCCCTGGACGTGGCGACCGAACCCACCAAGCGGATTGAGCTGTGGCGTGGGCCGGACCTGGCTGAAATCGCCCTGGTGGACGCGGTGGTCTACCGCTCCCGCTTTATCGCTTCCCGCGCCGTCTGGAACATGGATGATGTGAAAGCAGCCGTCTTTGCCCGGGCCGAGCCTACCAGTATTGGGCTCTCGGCCATCGGCGGCTTTCTGGAGCAGACACCCTTGGGCCCCCACGAAGGTCTGTACATCGAACTGGGGGCTGGAGGCGTGGAGGTCTTGGCGCCGGTGGCTCCGGGCATCATCCAGCCCGTGCCGGTGAAGAGCCATCGTCGGCTCCAGTTGGGAGAGCGGATCCCCGTCGATGGCGGCCCTGCCGTAATTGCCCTGGACGGGGAACGGAAGTACAGCCTGCTGCCTGGGCAGGAAGTGACCCTGTCTATCAGCGCAGAGGGCCCTGTGGTGGTCCATTTGGCGCGTACCCTGCGCCACGCGGCCCGGCAGGGCCTCTTTGTGGGCACGCCTGTTCACGCATCCTGA
- a CDS encoding ABC transporter substrate-binding protein, with protein sequence MSHRFQSLAILLATVLLAACVGIAQPVQAPSSREVVFMAGYKPQANLPFVGVYVAQEKGFFAQEGLEVTIEHSAGRGEHLQLLTAGKVHVTTQDAAVLLQRRADPGLPLVSIALIGQRGQQAFAALAGRGLETPKDWEGHVVGYKGTPPPDLFALLDAAGADVDQVELVNVGFDPRVLTEGQVDVYPVFKSNEPYLLRQWGYDLVLWEAADYGVPTLGLTYVTTPEVIDQGPDRMARFLRAAIRGMEYAGQHPEEAVDAVLKYAGPETDRGHMAYMLETEWRDAQSELTDQQGLGWQTREQWQALADMLLQYGALPGPVDVDQVFTTALLP encoded by the coding sequence ATGTCCCACCGATTTCAGTCCCTGGCCATCCTGCTGGCAACCGTGCTCCTGGCGGCCTGCGTGGGCATTGCCCAGCCGGTCCAGGCGCCGTCGTCCAGGGAGGTGGTCTTCATGGCCGGGTACAAGCCCCAGGCGAACCTGCCCTTTGTGGGCGTCTACGTGGCCCAGGAGAAGGGCTTTTTTGCCCAGGAGGGGCTGGAGGTCACCATTGAGCATTCGGCCGGCCGGGGAGAGCACCTCCAGTTGCTCACGGCCGGCAAGGTCCACGTGACCACCCAGGATGCGGCCGTGCTGCTGCAGCGCCGGGCCGACCCGGGATTGCCCCTGGTATCCATCGCCCTCATCGGCCAGCGGGGGCAGCAGGCCTTCGCGGCCCTGGCCGGCCGGGGGCTGGAGACGCCTAAGGATTGGGAGGGGCACGTGGTGGGCTACAAGGGGACACCGCCGCCGGATCTCTTCGCCCTGCTGGACGCGGCCGGGGCCGACGTGGATCAGGTGGAACTGGTCAACGTGGGCTTCGACCCCCGGGTCCTCACGGAAGGGCAGGTGGACGTCTACCCCGTCTTCAAGTCCAACGAGCCGTATCTGCTGCGTCAGTGGGGCTACGACCTGGTCCTGTGGGAGGCTGCGGATTACGGCGTGCCCACCTTGGGCCTGACCTACGTCACCACGCCTGAGGTGATCGACCAGGGCCCGGACCGGATGGCCCGTTTCCTGCGTGCGGCCATCCGGGGCATGGAATATGCCGGTCAGCATCCGGAAGAGGCGGTGGATGCCGTGTTGAAGTATGCGGGGCCAGAGACGGACCGGGGGCACATGGCGTATATGCTCGAGACCGAGTGGCGGGATGCCCAGAGCGAGCTGACGGACCAGCAGGGGTTGGGCTGGCAGACCCGGGAGCAGTGGCAGGCCCTGGCGGACATGTTGCTGCAATACGGCGCCCTGCCCGGGCCGGTGGACGTGGATCAGGTCTTTACCACGGCGTTGCTGCCCTGA
- a CDS encoding ABC transporter permease has product MSARHLSPRPPASLEPGTVVPWDLMSVAAILGGTLLLWEVGVRLTETPPYILPAPSLVAQTLMRMPGFYASAALVTLGEALGGLALGVGVGTLTAAAITFRQRLARGVLALAILIKATPLVAIAPLLTIWLGFGAWPKIIITGLITFFPVLVNVHTGLHGADRALLSLLHSLHASQAETFRYARWPAALPYLFAALKVTAPLSLVGAVVAEWAGASSGLGRSMWLAYTNLNLPMLFAAVFCLAAMGVALYGLVGWLERRVVFW; this is encoded by the coding sequence ATGAGCGCTCGCCACCTATCCCCCCGGCCGCCTGCGAGCCTGGAGCCTGGGACCGTGGTGCCGTGGGACCTGATGTCGGTGGCGGCCATCCTGGGGGGGACGCTGCTGCTGTGGGAGGTGGGTGTGCGCCTGACGGAGACGCCGCCCTACATTTTGCCGGCCCCGTCCCTGGTGGCCCAGACGCTGATGCGCATGCCCGGTTTTTATGCCTCGGCCGCGCTGGTGACCCTGGGGGAGGCATTGGGTGGGCTGGCCCTGGGCGTGGGCGTGGGCACCCTGACGGCCGCGGCCATCACCTTCCGCCAGCGGCTGGCCCGTGGCGTGTTGGCCCTGGCCATTCTCATCAAAGCCACGCCCCTGGTGGCCATTGCGCCACTGCTGACCATCTGGCTGGGCTTTGGCGCCTGGCCCAAGATCATCATCACCGGGCTCATCACCTTCTTTCCGGTGCTGGTCAACGTCCACACCGGCCTCCACGGCGCCGACCGGGCGTTGCTTTCCCTGCTTCATTCCCTCCATGCCAGCCAGGCCGAAACCTTTCGCTATGCCCGCTGGCCGGCGGCGTTGCCCTATCTCTTCGCCGCGCTGAAGGTCACGGCTCCCCTATCGCTGGTGGGTGCCGTGGTGGCCGAGTGGGCTGGCGCATCGTCCGGGCTGGGGCGCTCCATGTGGCTGGCCTACACCAACCTGAACCTGCCCATGCTCTTCGCCGCGGTCTTCTGCCTGGCGGCCATGGGGGTTGCCCTGTATGGGCTGGTGGGCTGGCTGGAGCGGCGGGTGGTCTTTTGGTGA